CGGGGGAGGTTCTGCGGGACGCGCCCCTCCCTCGGCGAACGGTGAACGACGGTCGTATGGATCGCATGGTCGTGACTCCCCCTGCTGTGAAGGAACTAGGCGCTCGGCCCGCACACCGGCCGGGAACTCACGGGGAGTTCACGCCGGCTGCGCGGACCGCTGGGAACGGGACCACACACTATGCGGTCGCTGTGGGGGACTTCCGACGGACCGGCAACAGTTCCGTCACGGCAAGGATCTTGAAGCAACCCGTAACCCGCGGGCCGATCAGCGGTTGGTAGCGGTGAGGGGGCTGCTGCCTGTGCCCGGTCCCCGTCGGACAACTCGCCTCTGGACAGCGGGAGGACAGCGAGCAGTGGCCGTGACCGAGTCGGTGGCTGAGGGCGCGCGCGAGGAAGCGCGCGCCGTGCACGAGGGCATCCTGCGGCGCCAGTCGGCGCGCGAATCAGCGGCGCGCACCTACGCCCGGGCCCTGCCCATCGTGCCCGTGCGCGCACGCGGGCTGACCATCGAGGGCGCCGACGGCCGCCGCTACCTGGACTGCCTCTCCGGCGCCGGGACGCTCGCCCTCGGACACAACCACCCGGTCGTCCTGGAGGCCATCCGCCGCGTCCTCGACTCGGGCGCCCCGCTCTCCGTCCTCGACCTGGCGACCCCCGTCAAGGACGCCTTCACCACCGAGCTGTTCCGGACCCTGCCACCGGGTCTCGCCGACCGCGCCCGCGTCCAGTTCTGCGGACCGGCCGGCACCGACGCGGTCGAGGCCGCCTTCAAACTCGTCCGGGCGGCGACCGGGCGCACCGGCATGCTCGCCTTCACCGGCGCCTACCACGGCATGACGGCCGCCGCCCTGGCCGCGTCCGGCGGCGCCGGGGACGTCCGGGTCGCCCGCCTGCCGTACCCGCAGGACTACCGCTGTCCCTTCGGGGTCGGCGGCCCGCGCGGCGCCGAACTCTCCGCCCGCTACACCGAGTCGCTTCTCGACGACCCCAAGTCCGGCGTGCCGCTGCCCGCTGGGATGATCGTCGAGCCCGTCCAGGGCGAGGGCGGGGTGATCCCGGCGCCGGACGACTGGCTGCGCCGCATGCGGCGGATCACGGCCGACCGGTCCGTCCCGCTGATCGCCGACGAGATCCAGACCGGCGTCGGCCGCACCGGCGCCTTCTGGGGCGTCGACCACAGCGGCGTCACACCCGACGTCATGGTGCTGTCCAAGGCCATCGGCGGCAGTCTGCCGCTCGCCGTGGTCGTCTACCGCGACGACCTCGACGTCTGGCGGCCCGGAGCCCACGCCGGAACCTTCCGCGGCAACCAGCTCGCCATGGCCGCGGGCACCGCCACCCTGGTCTACGTCCGCGAGAACGGCCTGGCCGAACGGGCTGCCGCACTCGGCTCCCGGATGCTGACCCGGCTGCGCGCCCTGCGGGACGCGTTCCCGTGCGTCGGGGACGTCCGGGGGCGCGGTCTGATGATCGGTCTCGAACTGGTCGACCCCGAGGGCGAGAGAACCGGGCCGGGTGAGGGGCCCCTCGCCGGGGAGCCTGATGAGCCCGACGCCCTGATGACCGGGGCGGACCCGGACCGCTCGCCGTGCCCCGCCGACCCCGAACTCGCCGCCGCCGTCCAGCGGGAGTGCCTGCACCGCGGCCTCATCGTGGAACTCGGCGGCCGTCACGCCGGAGTCGTACGGCTCCTTCCGCCGCTCACCATCAGCGACGAACAGGCGGCGGCCGTACTCGACCGGCTGTCCGACGCGGTCGCCGCGGCGGCCCGCCACCGCAGGGACCACGGCCGCGGCCGACGCCGTGACGACGGGCCCGCTCCACGCACCGGCTGACCGTCGTCGCCCGGCGGCCGACTTGGTCCCTCCGGCCGTGTCGCCCCGTCTCGGTGCGCGGCCGAGGTGTCAGGTCAGGCTCGCACCGCCGGCAGACGCCGCCGACGACAGGCACCGGGCGAGGGGCGCTCGGCCGACGGGACCCCGGTGCCTGAGCAGACAGCCGGTCGTACGCGCACCACCGGCACAACC
Above is a genomic segment from Streptomyces collinus Tu 365 containing:
- a CDS encoding diaminobutyrate--2-oxoglutarate transaminase family protein, which codes for MAVTESVAEGAREEARAVHEGILRRQSARESAARTYARALPIVPVRARGLTIEGADGRRYLDCLSGAGTLALGHNHPVVLEAIRRVLDSGAPLSVLDLATPVKDAFTTELFRTLPPGLADRARVQFCGPAGTDAVEAAFKLVRAATGRTGMLAFTGAYHGMTAAALAASGGAGDVRVARLPYPQDYRCPFGVGGPRGAELSARYTESLLDDPKSGVPLPAGMIVEPVQGEGGVIPAPDDWLRRMRRITADRSVPLIADEIQTGVGRTGAFWGVDHSGVTPDVMVLSKAIGGSLPLAVVVYRDDLDVWRPGAHAGTFRGNQLAMAAGTATLVYVRENGLAERAAALGSRMLTRLRALRDAFPCVGDVRGRGLMIGLELVDPEGERTGPGEGPLAGEPDEPDALMTGADPDRSPCPADPELAAAVQRECLHRGLIVELGGRHAGVVRLLPPLTISDEQAAAVLDRLSDAVAAAARHRRDHGRGRRRDDGPAPRTG